A genomic window from Chrysoperla carnea chromosome 3, inChrCarn1.1, whole genome shotgun sequence includes:
- the LOC123296705 gene encoding uncharacterized protein LOC123296705: MGTEINGEDLHINEPLNIIDTSQENLDHSIYQDIKTHEVGPWESINQKYWHHIEPNQLNLLETIEESAPYHELSRSKNINQNVINSYKTQRKPSKFKGIAITEKRSKRPSSILTDSVKILAKEPGIASRIKGILLTEFYNDLNSKSVQKSSDSQENFQLVHTSLFPRLRTNNPDEQISSSSSNFQELKNTNFNKNNLDHSSTYTQGFENDDEIYDARLGRTGAPKTSSSILTDSLKVLVSQPKTSARIKSLLLSEFSNGYRSENPAQPKLPNRKPAKKFKPLTIDPFSSILKSKSNDELMDPVHIPFFESLFLRNPLKLFEVGYQDHRFLSKQPKPTFKEMKPQLTFASKAPHDRSNKVHFYDSQLEENLQLAPYEPKSKPWNDEDTLNYHPQLDEALQRSGSLLFAPTMSLGLPLWHYNSD; the protein is encoded by the exons ATGGGTACCGAAATTAATG GGGAAGATCTTCATATAAATGAACCGTTAAATATAATAGATACGTCACAGGAAAATCTTGATCATTCCATATATCAAGATATCAAGACACATGAGGTAGGTCCATGGGAGTCAATCAACCAGAAATATTGGCACCATATTGAGCCAAACCAATTAAATTTACTTGAAACCATAGAAGAATCCGCGCCATACCATGAGTTATCGCGAAgtaaaaatatcaatcaaaatgttattaattcgTATAAAACGCAAAGGAAACCTTCCAAATTTAAAGGTATTGCAATAACTGAAAAAAGATCGAAAAGACCAAGCTCCATTTTAACTGACTCGGTGAAAATATTGGCGAAGGAACCTGGGATAGCATCCAGAATAAAAGGCATATTACTAACGGAGTTTTACAATGACCTTAACTCAAAGAGTGTACAAAAATCATCGGATTCTCAAGAGAACTTCCAATTGGTGCATACGTCCCTTTTCCCACGACTTAGAACTAATAACCCTGACGAACAAATTTCATCTTCATCATCCAATTTTCAagaattgaaaaacacgaattttaataaaaataatctggACCATTCTTCAACATATACTCAAGGATTCGAAAATGATGATGAAATATATGATGCAAGATTAGGAAGAACGGGAGCACCCAAAACTTCTAGCTCTATTCTAACTGATTCACTGAAAGTTTTAGTATCTCAACCTAAAACATCTGCtagaataaaaagtttattactaTCCGAATTTAGCAATGGATATAGATCTGAAAATCCTGCTCAGCCTAAATTACCAAATAGAAAGCCGGCAAAGAAATTCAAGCCCTTAACTATTGACCCATTTTCCTcaatacttaaatcaaaatcaaatgaTGAATTGATGGACCCTGTTCATATACCATTTTTTGAGTCACTTTTTTTGAGAAATCCACTAAAATTATTCGAAGTCGGTTACCAAGATCATCGTTTCCTTTCGAAACAACCAAAACCTACTTTTAAAGAAATGAAACCACAATTGACCTTTGCATCAAAAGCTCCACATGATAGATCaaataaagtacatttttaTGATTCACAACTTGAAGAAAATTTACAGTTGGCCCCCTATGAACCTAAAAGCAAGCCGTGGAATGATGAAG aTACACTTAATTACCATCCACAGTTAGATGAGGCATTACAGAGATCCGGATCACTACTTTTTGCACCAACTATGTCTCTAGGCCTACCATTATGGCATTATAATTCAG attag
- the LOC123296708 gene encoding uncharacterized protein LOC123296708 — translation MIMYYPAWIVLSLTILQLLCGAITMVNIDPSSKEVSNKPIISGKDHELETEKIRIFNRRRIYEPFHSKISGSKTSRIYQESIPYNNRRRIWRPPKNVHYMQGPKPPNYSQELKEAVAKLNPDNWNYEHPGQPKPIRKNPPTLMAEYFGTWKWG, via the exons atgataatgtaCTATCCAGCATGGATTGTATTAAGTTTGACTATTTTACAGTTATTATGTGGTGCGATTACAATGGTTAATATCG ATCCGAGTTCTAAAGAAGTTTCGAACAAACCTATCATATCAGGAAAAGATCATGAACTTGAAACcgaaaaaattcgaatatttaATCGACGAAGAATATATGAGCCATTTCATTCGAAAATTTCTGGAAGCAAAACATCACGGATCTACCAGGAATCGATACCGTATAACAATCGTCGTCGTATTTGGCGTCCTCCAAAAAACGTTCACTATATGCAAGGTCCTAAACCACCAAATTATTCTCAGGAGCTTAAAGAGGCCGTTGCAAAATTAAATCCAGACAACTGGAACTACGAACACCCAGGACAACCAAAACCAATACGAAAGAACCCTCCTACTCTTATGGCCGAATATTTTGGAACGTGGAAGTGGGGTTAa